The Melitaea cinxia chromosome 24, ilMelCinx1.1, whole genome shotgun sequence genome window below encodes:
- the LOC123665537 gene encoding lipase 1-like, with product MSSKAYIAFYVLSLSIGVILSNILKLKISKEWKRSLGYHEDTLLNFTEISARYGYRSEEHTVVTEDGYVLTMFRINGRKCTKLKRPPVLLMHGLLQCSDGFLDAGPDAGLAYLISDACYDLWVGNQRGNFYSRRHLRLDPDRDPEFWNFSIDQIGVYDIPATIDYVLKYTREAKLNFIGYSQGGTTYLIMCSERPGYCDKANVFIGLAPATLGSRISLALQVAFNVARLFEELLNAINIYEVSPKGSLVEEFLVFFCRYRLPAKFICGNILAILDSPHPGSIKEETIRKLYAHFPAGASLRTLAHYGQILVTDNFQKYDYGKRGNLKVYQAVQPPIYNLSAVTVPFVGFYSKNDGMVPKESVLWLIEQLPNVLEAFEVPDPLWNHLDIVYSQFTKKMIFPKIIEYLEKFSIS from the coding sequence ATGTCCTCAAAAGCTTACATCGCCTTCTACGTGCTCTCACTATCTATAGGCGTTATTCTcagcaatattttaaaattgaaaattagtAAGGAATGGAAAAGATCGCTTGGATATCATGAAGACACATTGTTAAATTTCACCGAAATAAGTGCACGCTATGGATATAGGTCGGAGGAACATACCGTAGTCACCGAGGATGGGTACGTCTTGACGATGTTCAGGATCAATGGAAGAAAGTGTACGAAGTTAAAAAGACCGCCGGTTCTTTTAATGCACGGTCTCCTCCAATGCTCTGACGGTTTTCTCGACGCTGGACCCGATGCTGGATTGGCGTATCTAATATCAGATGCATGTTACGACTTGTGGGTTGGAAACCAACGCGGTAATTTCTATTCTAGGCGACATTTGCGATTGGATCCCGATAGAGATCCCGAATTTTGGAATTTCTCAATAGACCAAATTGGAGTTTATGATATACCAGCTACGATTGATTATGTATTGAAATACACGCGGGAAGCGAAGTTGAATTTCATCGGATATTCACAAGGGGGTACTACGTACCTTATTATGTGCTCAGAGAGACCGGGCTATTGTGACAAAGCAAACGTTTTTATTGGCTTAGCACCAGCAACACTTGGGTCTCGCATTTCATTGGCGCTACAAGTGGCATTTAATGTAGCCCGACTGTTCGAAGAGCTACTTAATGCAATCAATATTTACGAAGTTTCCCCAAAAGGTTCCTTAGTGGAAGAATTTCTTGTGTTCTTTTGCCGTTACAGATTGCCTGCAAAATTTATTTGTGGCAATATTCTGGCAATTTTAGATTCTCCTCATCCAGGGTCTATAAAAGAAGAAACAATACGGAAGCTATACGCACATTTTCCTGCTGGTGCTTCCCTTCGCACGCTTGCGCATTACGGTCAAATATTAGTGACAGATAATTTCCAGAAGTATGATTATGGTAAAAGAGgcaatttaaaagtttatcaAGCGGTACAACCACCAATCTATAACCTCAGTGCTGTGACAGTTCCATTTGTGGGGTTTTATAGTAAGAATGACGGCATGGTTCCCAAGGAAAGTGTTCTGTGGTTAATTGAACAATTACCGAACGTTCTGGAAGCTTTCGAAGTTCCAGATCCACTGTGGAATCACCTCGACATAGTTTACAGTCagttcacaaaaaaaatgatCTTTCCGAAGATAATTGAATATTTAGAAAAGTTTAGTATAAGTTAG
- the LOC123665538 gene encoding lipase 1-like, translating into MSSKVYITFCVILLSIAVILSNILKLTTITKESKRSLGYHEDTLLNFTELSARYGYSSEEHTVVTEDGYVLTMFRINGRKCTKLKRPPVILMHGLLQSSDAWLDAGPDAGLAYLISDACYDLWVGNQRGNYYSRRHLRLDPDRDPEFWEFSKDQIGLYDVPATIDYVLKNTNEKKMNYIGYSQGGGTYLIMCSERPGYCEKANVFIGLAPATIGIRMSMALQVVLHMARLFEELLTAINIYEVSPKGSLMEEFLVFFCRYRLPAKFICGNILALLDSSHPGSIKEETIRKLYAHFPVGTSVRTIAHYGQILLADHFQKYDYGKRGNLKIYQAVKPPIYNFSAVTVPFVTLYGRNDKMVSKESILWLIEKLPNVLEAFEVSDPLWNHFDVAYSQFTKKMIFPKIIEYLERFSIS; encoded by the coding sequence ATGTCGTCAAAGGTTTATATCACGTTCTGTGTGATCTTACTGTCTATAGCTGTTATTctcagtaatattttaaaactgacAACAATTACTAAAGAATCGAAAAGATCGCTTGGGTATCATGAAGACACATTGCTAAATTTCACCGAATTAAGTGCACGCTATGGATATAGTTCAGAAGAACATACCGTAGTCACCGAGGATGGGTATGTCTTGACGATGTTCAGGATCAATGGAAGAAAGTGTACTAAGCTAAAAAGACCACCAGTTATTTTAATGCACGGTCTCCTGCAAAGTTCTGATGCTTGGCTCGACGCTGGACCCGATGCTGGATTGGCTTATCTAATATCAGATGCATGTTACGACTTGTGGGTTGGAAACCAACGCGGTAATTACTATTCCAGGCGACATTTGCGCTTGGATCCCGATAGAGATCCCGAATTTTGGGAATTCTCAAAAGACCAAATTGGACTTTATGATGTACCAGCTACGATTGATTATGTATTGAAAAACacaaatgagaaaaaaatgAATTACATTGGATATTCTCAAGGGGGTGGTACGTACCTTATTATGTGCTCAGAGAGACCGGGCTATTGTGAGAAAGCAAACGTTTTTATTGGCTTAGCACCAGCAACAATTGGGATTCGCATGTCAATGGCGCTACAAGTAGTATTACACATGGCACGACTGTTCGAAGAGCTACTTACTGCAATTAATATTTACGAAGTTTCCCCAAAAGGTTCCTTAATGGAAGAATTTCTTGTGTTCTTTTGCCGTTACAGATTGCCTGCAAAATTCATTTGTGGCAATATTCTGGCACTATTGGATTCCTCTCATCCAGGATCTATAAAAGAGGAAACCATACGCAAGCTATACGCACATTTTCCTGTTGGTACTTCGGTTCGCACGATTGCGCATTACGGTCAGATATTATTGGCAGATCATTTCCAAAAGTACGATTATGGTAAAAGAGGcaatttgaaaatttatcaAGCAGTCAAACCCCCAATCTATAACTTCAGTGCTGTGACAGTTCCATTTGTGACGCTGTATGGTAGAAATGACAAAATGGTTTCTAAGGAAAGTATTCTGTGGTTAATCGAAAAATTACCGAACGTTCTGGAAGCTTTCGAGGTTTCAGACCCACTGTGGAATCACTTCGACGTAGCCTACAGtcagtttacaaaaaaaatgatctTTCCGAAGATAATTGAATATTTAGAACGATTTAGTATAAGTtag